One segment of bacterium DNA contains the following:
- a CDS encoding type II toxin-antitoxin system VapC family toxin gives MMVVDASVAVNALADNTSDGDQARAALLADPDLAAPDLINVEVVSVLRKWWQKGHLSDENMREAIANLTALDVVRYPTLPLMSRAYELRANLTPYDAAYAALAEMLDCPLLTADARMANAPGPNCEFNVIQPSRRQ, from the coding sequence ATGATGGTGGTGGACGCGTCGGTGGCGGTGAACGCCCTAGCCGACAACACGTCCGATGGCGACCAGGCGCGGGCCGCTCTGCTGGCAGATCCCGACCTTGCCGCCCCTGATCTCATAAACGTGGAAGTCGTGTCTGTGCTCCGCAAGTGGTGGCAAAAGGGACACTTGAGCGATGAGAACATGCGAGAAGCCATCGCGAACCTGACCGCACTGGATGTTGTCCGCTATCCCACTCTGCCGCTCATGTCTCGCGCCTACGAACTTCGCGCCAATCTCACGCCCTACGACGCCGCCTATGCGGCACTCGCCGAGATGCTCGACTGCCCCCTTCTGACCGCCGACGCCAGAATGGCGAATGCTCCGGGACCCAACTGCGAATTCAACGTCATCCAGCCTTCAAGACGGCAATGA